In Pseudomonadota bacterium, the following proteins share a genomic window:
- a CDS encoding thymidine kinase — protein MAKLYFYYSTMNAGKSTMLLQARYNYEERGMDTLVFKPVIDTRGGSDVVASRIGLSCKSLPEKDMYGQTAAAQTAGRKIHAVFVDEAHFLTKASVRDLCRITDELDIPVMCYGLRTDFRGHLFEGSQWLMAWADKLHEVKTICHCGSKATMVIRVDGEGRRMDDGPQVQIGSTESYVPLCRAHFMEGAA, from the coding sequence ATGGCCAAGCTGTATTTTTACTATTCCACCATGAACGCCGGCAAAAGCACCATGCTGCTGCAGGCCCGCTATAATTACGAGGAGCGGGGCATGGACACCCTGGTGTTCAAGCCTGTGATTGACACGCGCGGCGGATCAGACGTGGTTGCAAGCCGCATCGGCCTGTCCTGTAAATCCCTGCCGGAAAAGGACATGTATGGCCAGACCGCGGCTGCCCAGACAGCTGGCCGGAAAATCCACGCCGTGTTCGTGGACGAGGCGCATTTCCTGACAAAGGCCAGTGTGCGGGACCTGTGCCGGATTACGGATGAACTGGACATTCCGGTGATGTGCTATGGCCTGCGCACGGATTTCCGCGGCCATCTGTTCGAGGGCAGCCAGTGGCTGATGGCCTGGGCGGACAAGCTGCACGAGGTCAAGACCATCTGCCACTGTGGATCCAAGGCCACCATGGTCATCCGCGTGGATGGCGAGGGCCGGCGCATGGACGACGGCCCCCAGGTCCAGATCGGCAGCACAGAGAGCTATGTCCCCCTGTGTCGCGCCCACTTCATGGAGGGGGCGGCGTAG